One part of the Rutidosis leptorrhynchoides isolate AG116_Rl617_1_P2 chromosome 1, CSIRO_AGI_Rlap_v1, whole genome shotgun sequence genome encodes these proteins:
- the LOC139884499 gene encoding large ribosomal subunit protein eL39z/eL39x produces MPSHKSFMIKKKLGKKMRQNRPIPHWIRMRTDNTIRYNAKRRHWRRTKLGF; encoded by the exons ATG CCGTCCCACAAGTCGTTTATGATCAAGAAGAAGCTTGGGAAAAAGATGAGGCAGAACAGGCCTATTCCTCACTGGATTCGAATGAGGACCGACAATACCATCAG GTATAACGCTAAGCGCAGGCATTGGCGCAGAACCAAGCTTGGATTCTGA